A single Paenibacillus kribbensis DNA region contains:
- a CDS encoding L7Ae/L30e/S12e/Gadd45 family ribosomal protein — MNKALSGLGLAMRAGKLLTGDETVYKAIRSSEAKLVILAKDASMNTQKKFRDKCGTYKIPLLIGFDRESLGSSIGKPERVVLAVTDQGFAKLIMKHAGIMSEVEYIE; from the coding sequence ATGAATAAGGCGCTGTCTGGATTGGGTCTTGCCATGAGAGCTGGCAAGCTGCTAACAGGTGATGAGACCGTTTATAAAGCGATCAGGTCTTCAGAAGCCAAGCTGGTCATTCTTGCAAAAGATGCTTCAATGAATACTCAAAAGAAATTCCGCGACAAATGCGGGACGTACAAAATCCCCTTATTGATAGGATTTGACCGGGAAAGCTTGGGAAGCAGTATCGGCAAACCTGAACGGGTTGTGCTGGCTGTGACGGATCAAGGATTCGCGAAATTGATCATGAAACATGCGGGGATAATGTCGGAGGTGGAGTATATTGAGTAA
- the nusA gene encoding transcription termination factor NusA: protein MSMDFIEAMNELEREKGISKDVLFEAIEAALISSYKRNFNTAQNVRVDMNRNSGVIKVYARKLIVEEVLDPRTEISLPAAREINPHFQLEDIAEIEVTPRDFGRIAAQTAKQVVTQRIREAERGLIYNKFVDKEEDIVTGTVQRQDPRNIYIDLGKVEAVLPLSELMPNEKFNHLDRIKAYITKVENTTKGPQIMLSRSHPGLLKRLFELEVPEIFDGVVEIRSVAREAGFRSKIAVHSRNEEVDPVGSCVGPRGTRVQTIVNELRGEKIDIVRYSDNVDEYVANALSPSKVLEVQVFEEEKMARVIVPDYQLSLAIGIKGQNARLAAKLTGWKIDIKSETQAEEELGRPRTSTDEMHQDSVSVD, encoded by the coding sequence ATGAGTATGGATTTTATTGAAGCAATGAACGAGTTGGAAAGAGAAAAGGGGATCAGCAAGGATGTGCTGTTTGAGGCCATTGAAGCAGCCTTGATTTCCAGCTACAAACGGAATTTCAATACCGCACAGAACGTCCGTGTTGATATGAACCGCAACTCGGGAGTCATTAAGGTATATGCGCGCAAGCTGATTGTTGAGGAGGTATTGGACCCTCGCACCGAGATTTCGTTGCCAGCAGCTCGTGAAATTAATCCGCATTTTCAGTTGGAGGATATCGCTGAAATTGAAGTTACACCACGTGATTTTGGACGGATTGCTGCACAAACAGCGAAGCAGGTTGTGACCCAGCGTATCCGCGAAGCGGAACGGGGCTTGATCTACAACAAGTTTGTGGACAAGGAAGAAGATATTGTAACAGGAACTGTACAGCGCCAAGACCCACGCAATATTTATATTGATTTGGGCAAGGTAGAAGCGGTTCTGCCGTTGAGCGAGCTGATGCCAAATGAGAAATTCAACCATCTGGATCGGATTAAGGCCTATATTACCAAGGTGGAGAACACAACTAAAGGGCCGCAAATTATGCTGTCCCGCTCACATCCCGGTCTGCTTAAGCGTTTGTTTGAACTCGAAGTGCCTGAAATTTTTGACGGTGTGGTAGAGATTCGTTCTGTAGCGCGTGAAGCAGGCTTCCGTTCTAAAATCGCGGTTCATTCCCGCAATGAAGAGGTTGATCCGGTAGGCTCCTGTGTAGGACCTAGAGGAACACGGGTACAAACCATTGTGAATGAGCTGCGTGGCGAAAAAATTGACATCGTGCGCTATTCCGATAACGTTGACGAATACGTTGCTAATGCGTTAAGCCCTTCTAAAGTACTTGAGGTACAGGTATTTGAAGAAGAAAAGATGGCGCGCGTCATTGTGCCGGATTATCAGCTTTCTCTGGCTATTGGCATTAAAGGGCAGAATGCTCGTCTTGCTGCTAAGCTTACTGGCTGGAAAATTGATATTAAGAGTGAAACACAGGCGGAGGAAGAGCTTGGCAGACCAAGAACATCCACCGATGAAATGCATCAGGATTCCGTTTCTGTAGACTAA
- the rbfA gene encoding 30S ribosome-binding factor RbfA, giving the protein MAKIRTGRVGEQIKKELSLLIQTELKDPRIGFITVTGVDVTNDLSQAKVYLSVLGDDEQKTSSLKALDKANGYLRSELGKRIRLRHIPELIFKIDESIAYGSRIEKLLSDIDKDEK; this is encoded by the coding sequence ATGGCTAAAATACGTACAGGTCGAGTTGGCGAGCAGATTAAGAAGGAGCTAAGCCTACTCATACAAACCGAATTAAAGGACCCTCGTATCGGTTTTATTACGGTGACGGGTGTCGATGTCACAAACGATTTGTCCCAAGCGAAAGTATACTTGAGCGTACTTGGGGATGACGAACAAAAGACTTCTTCCCTGAAGGCGTTGGACAAAGCGAACGGTTATCTTCGTTCTGAGCTTGGCAAACGGATACGGCTCCGCCATATTCCTGAGCTGATTTTCAAAATTGACGAATCTATTGCTTACGGCAGCCGAATTGAAAAGCTGTTGAGTGATATCGACAAGGACGAAAAATAG
- the rnpM gene encoding RNase P modulator RnpM: MKQRKIPLRKCVACHEMMPKKQLIRVVKTPEDEVLIDLTGKKSGRGAYLCGKAACFKLAQKSKALDRALKHSVHPDIYEQLSRDFAAVEEEFLAAQGSVQDE, translated from the coding sequence ATGAAACAGAGAAAGATACCTTTGCGCAAATGTGTGGCCTGTCATGAAATGATGCCAAAGAAGCAGTTGATCCGTGTCGTTAAAACCCCTGAAGACGAAGTGCTGATTGACTTGACTGGTAAAAAGTCAGGACGCGGTGCTTACTTGTGCGGCAAAGCCGCCTGCTTCAAGCTGGCTCAAAAAAGCAAAGCACTGGATCGAGCATTGAAGCACTCGGTTCATCCTGACATCTATGAGCAGCTAAGTCGTGATTTTGCTGCCGTCGAGGAAGAATTCCTGGCGGCACAAGGCAGCGTGCAGGATGAATAA
- the rimP gene encoding ribosome maturation factor RimP, which translates to MSTPKIKSAVEEMAQPYFDEHGFELVDVEYVKEGSNWFLRVFVDKDGGIDLDDCSMISEYLSQKLDENDPVSTAYFLEVSSPGAERPLKKAEDVTKAVGKNVFVTTYEPINGLKEFEGRLLSFEDGELTVQSGQKKHAIPYEKVAGARLAIIF; encoded by the coding sequence TTGAGCACACCAAAGATCAAGTCAGCAGTAGAAGAAATGGCCCAACCTTATTTTGATGAGCATGGCTTTGAACTGGTCGATGTCGAGTATGTCAAAGAGGGCAGCAACTGGTTTCTTCGCGTTTTTGTGGACAAAGACGGAGGAATTGATCTGGACGACTGTAGTATGATCAGTGAATATCTGAGCCAAAAGCTGGATGAGAATGATCCGGTTTCTACAGCATATTTTCTGGAAGTATCCTCACCAGGTGCCGAGAGACCGCTGAAAAAAGCGGAGGACGTAACTAAAGCGGTAGGCAAAAATGTATTTGTTACTACATACGAGCCGATCAACGGCCTGAAGGAATTTGAAGGTCGTCTGCTTTCTTTTGAAGATGGGGAGCTCACCGTTCAAAGCGGACAAAAGAAGCATGCCATACCTTATGAAAAGGTAGCTGGTGCAAGGCTCGCGATCATATTTTAA
- the infB gene encoding translation initiation factor IF-2: protein MSKQESKDKVRVYEYAKSLNMSSKEIITILKRLDIPVNNHMSVMEHDAVGKVENFFKNIKSNAAAKQGGADTAQVSSNQAGSSQNGSSRTGSSQTGSNQNSNHSTEQTKNQQEKQVSMNRTNNNQNSSRSSAPKAQGSQQGGQNRSQQSANKPSGQQGSQNRSNGQQQGGQQRSASNTGTRSQGSSQGGTAVRTSSSTGSGNANRNGGGNRTGSNFSNGNNRSGQGRFDDNRQGGGRGGNGGGRGGNNRGGNNRGGKFNNRGKGQPQERREKIDNTPKKIIVRGEMTVGETAKLLHKDASEVIKKLIMLGTMATINQELDMDTILLLAGDFGVEVEVKIPVEEDRFETVEENDDPADLKTRPPVVTIMGHVDHGKTTLLDAIRSTNVTGGEAGGITQHIGAYQVEINGKKITFLDTPGHEAFTAMRARGAQVTDMTIIVVAADDGVMPQTVEAINHAKAAGLPIIVAVNKIDKPDANPDKVKQELTEYELVPEEWGGDTIFVNVSAKQRMGLEDLLEMILLVAEVNEYKANPDKRARGTIIEAELDKGRGSVARVLVQNGTLKVGDAFVAGNCFGRVRAMVNDKGRRLKEAGPSTPVEITGLTEVPLAGDPFMVFEDERKARAIADKRAITQRQSDLGSNTRVTLDDLFQHIKDGEMKDLNVIIKGDVQGSVEALKGSLNKIEVEGVRVKILHSGAGAITESDIILAAASNAIVIGFNVRPDNQAKSTAEAEKVDIRLHRVIYNVIEEIEQAMKGMLDPEYKENVIGHAEVRNVFKVTKVGTIAGCMVTSGKITRSAEARLIRDGIVIFEGKIDSLKRFKDDAKEVAQGYECGITLDGYNDVKESDIIEAFVMETVER from the coding sequence TTGAGTAAACAAGAAAGCAAAGACAAAGTGCGGGTATACGAATACGCCAAATCGTTGAACATGAGCAGCAAAGAAATTATCACCATTCTTAAACGGCTGGATATTCCCGTAAACAACCATATGAGCGTCATGGAACATGATGCCGTAGGCAAAGTGGAAAATTTTTTTAAGAATATCAAATCCAATGCTGCGGCCAAGCAAGGTGGAGCAGACACGGCGCAAGTGAGCTCGAATCAGGCTGGCTCAAGCCAGAACGGTTCAAGTCGGACTGGTTCAAGTCAGACCGGTTCAAATCAGAACAGTAATCATTCAACTGAGCAAACCAAAAATCAACAGGAAAAGCAGGTAAGTATGAATAGGACAAATAACAACCAAAACAGTAGTCGAAGCAGCGCTCCAAAAGCGCAAGGTAGTCAGCAGGGCGGTCAAAACCGCAGTCAGCAAAGTGCGAATAAACCAAGTGGCCAGCAGGGCAGCCAGAACCGCAGTAATGGTCAACAACAAGGGGGACAACAGCGTTCCGCTAGCAACACAGGTACGCGTTCTCAAGGGAGTAGCCAAGGTGGAACGGCAGTAAGAACATCTTCATCTACGGGAAGCGGCAATGCCAACCGTAATGGTGGTGGCAATCGTACAGGCAGTAACTTCAGTAACGGAAATAACCGTTCCGGTCAAGGTCGTTTCGACGATAACCGTCAAGGCGGAGGACGTGGTGGTAACGGCGGTGGCCGTGGTGGCAATAATCGCGGTGGTAACAATCGTGGCGGGAAATTTAACAACCGTGGTAAAGGCCAACCGCAGGAGCGCCGTGAGAAAATCGACAATACGCCTAAGAAAATTATTGTACGTGGCGAGATGACCGTAGGCGAAACAGCGAAGCTGCTTCACAAGGATGCGTCAGAAGTTATCAAAAAGCTGATTATGCTCGGAACAATGGCGACAATCAATCAGGAACTGGATATGGATACCATTCTTTTACTGGCTGGTGATTTTGGCGTTGAAGTCGAAGTGAAGATTCCGGTCGAAGAAGATCGTTTTGAAACGGTGGAAGAAAATGATGATCCAGCGGATTTGAAAACACGTCCACCAGTTGTAACAATCATGGGTCACGTCGATCATGGTAAAACCACTTTGCTGGATGCTATTCGCTCCACGAATGTAACAGGTGGCGAAGCCGGTGGTATTACACAGCATATCGGTGCATACCAGGTTGAAATTAACGGTAAAAAAATCACTTTCTTGGATACACCGGGTCACGAGGCCTTTACTGCAATGCGTGCTCGTGGTGCTCAAGTTACAGATATGACGATTATCGTGGTTGCAGCTGACGACGGTGTTATGCCACAGACGGTCGAAGCCATCAACCATGCGAAAGCGGCAGGTTTGCCTATTATCGTGGCTGTGAACAAGATTGACAAACCGGATGCGAACCCGGATAAAGTGAAGCAGGAACTGACTGAATATGAGTTGGTACCTGAAGAGTGGGGCGGAGATACCATTTTCGTCAACGTCTCAGCGAAACAAAGAATGGGTCTGGAAGATCTGCTCGAAATGATTCTGCTGGTAGCTGAAGTGAACGAATACAAAGCGAACCCGGACAAACGGGCACGCGGTACTATCATTGAGGCTGAGTTGGATAAGGGCCGCGGTTCTGTAGCTCGTGTGCTTGTGCAGAACGGTACTCTGAAAGTCGGGGATGCCTTCGTAGCGGGGAACTGCTTCGGACGTGTACGTGCCATGGTCAACGATAAAGGTCGTCGTCTCAAGGAAGCTGGGCCTTCCACACCAGTTGAAATTACTGGTTTGACAGAAGTTCCACTCGCTGGCGATCCGTTCATGGTGTTTGAGGATGAGCGCAAAGCCCGTGCTATCGCGGATAAACGTGCGATCACGCAGCGTCAGTCCGATCTGGGCAGCAACACCCGCGTAACGCTGGATGATCTGTTCCAACATATCAAGGATGGTGAGATGAAGGATCTGAACGTCATTATCAAAGGTGATGTACAAGGTTCTGTCGAAGCGCTGAAAGGCTCCTTGAACAAGATTGAAGTTGAAGGTGTACGCGTCAAAATTCTTCACAGTGGTGCAGGTGCAATCACCGAATCCGATATTATTTTGGCTGCGGCTTCCAATGCCATTGTCATTGGTTTTAACGTTCGTCCTGATAATCAGGCGAAATCTACAGCGGAAGCTGAAAAAGTGGACATTCGTCTGCATCGCGTCATTTACAATGTCATTGAAGAAATCGAGCAGGCTATGAAAGGCATGCTGGACCCTGAATATAAGGAAAATGTGATCGGACACGCTGAAGTTCGTAACGTATTCAAAGTTACTAAAGTCGGTACGATCGCTGGTTGTATGGTGACGTCCGGTAAAATTACCCGTTCAGCAGAAGCACGCCTGATTCGTGACGGCATCGTCATTTTTGAAGGTAAAATCGACTCACTGAAACGCTTTAAGGACGACGCAAAAGAAGTTGCCCAAGGTTATGAATGTGGTATCACCCTTGATGGCTATAATGATGTTAAGGAATCCGACATTATTGAAGCGTTCGTCATGGAAACAGTGGAGCGCTAA